A window from Acetonema longum DSM 6540 encodes these proteins:
- a CDS encoding helix-turn-helix domain-containing protein, translating into MSGQTEPERIAEAMRLAKGNKVLAAKLLGIHRSTLYEKLGKYRLEK; encoded by the coding sequence AAACCGAGCCGGAGCGGATTGCCGAAGCCATGAGGCTGGCCAAAGGCAACAAAGTGCTGGCGGCAAAACTCCTGGGTATTCACCGCTCCACTCTCTACGAGAAATTAGGGAAGTACAGGCTAGAAAAATAA